In Vitis vinifera cultivar Pinot Noir 40024 chromosome 11, ASM3070453v1, a genomic segment contains:
- the LOC100248333 gene encoding class V chitinase CHIT5b has product MTGLNSMRFLSVFVLYAIAMTCVTASPPVKGAYWPSWDESFPPSAIDTSLFTHVYYAFASPNNVTFKFDISNSTGISLLDFTSTLHRKKPSLKALLSIGGGGGDQQLFARMASKASTRASFIKSTVEVARKYGFDGLDLDWEFPESPKEMEDWGLLLQEWRAEVKKEAKLKGRAPLLITAATYFSVDFFAYGDYRKYQVGSAGKNLDLINLMCYDYRGSWDTSATGAQAALFDPNSNISTSYGVKSWIKAGVPRSKLVMGLPLYGRTWKLKDPTQHGIGAPAVDVGPGDEGVLSFSQVEAFNKENKATVVYDARTVSTYSYAGTSWIGYDDTRSTTVKIGFARALGLRGYFFWAVNDDSKWKISRQASKAWSL; this is encoded by the exons ATGACAGGCCTCAACTCTATGCGCTTCCTCTCCGTTTTTGTCCTTTACGCCATCGCCATGACTTGTGTCACTGCTTCGCCGCCGGTAAAGGGTGCCTACTGGCCTTCATGGGATGAGAGTTTTCCGCCATCCGCCATCGACACGTCGCTGTTCACCCACGTCTACTATGCATTTGCCTCGCCAAACAATGTGACATTCAAGTTCGATATCTCGAATTCTACCGGGATCTCCCTCTTGGACTTCACCTCGACGCTGCACAGGAAAAAGCCGTCGCTGAAGGCTCTCCTCTCCATCGGTGGTGGAGGCGGTGATCAACAACTCTTTGCCCGCATGGCCTCAAAGGCTTCCACAAGGGCGAGCTTCATCAAGTCAACCGTAGAAGTTGCACGCAAATATGGGTTTGATGGGCTGGACCTTGATTGGGAGTTCCCTGAAAGTCCAAAAGAGATGGAGGACTGGGGCCTCTTGCTGCAAGAGTGGAGGGCTGAGGTCAAGAAGGAGGCCAAGCTAAAGGGCCGGGCCCCTCTCTTAATTACAGCTGCCACGTATTTCTCAGTGGACTTCTTTGCATATGGGGACTATCGCAAGTATCAGGTGGGCTCGGCTGGAAAAAACTTGGACCTGATCAACTTGATGTGCTACGATTATCGTGGGTCGTGGGACACTTCTGCAACGGGGGCCCAAGCAGCATTGTTCGACCCAAATAGTAATATAAGCACGAGTTATGGGGTGAAGTCATGGATCAAAGCCGGGGTGCCTAGGAGCAAGTTGGTTATGGGGCTGCCACTGTATGGCCGGACATGGAAGCTCAAGGATCCTACACAACATGGGATCGGAGCACCGGCCGTCGATGTGGGTCCGGGTGATGAAGGGGTACTGTCGTTTTCACAGGTGGAGGCTTTTAATAAAGAGAACAAAGCCACTGTGGTGTATGATGCGCGTACGGTATCAACTTATTCTTATGCAGGGACTTCTTGGATTGGATATGATGATACCAGATCAACTACGGTGAAAATAGGGTTTGCTCGGGCGCTTGGACTTCGTGGCTACTTCTTTTGGGCTGTCAATGATGACAGCAAATGGAAGATCTCAAGACAAG CTTCCAAGGCGTGGAGTCTTTAA